Sequence from the Clostridium botulinum genome:
ATGTGTATAAGTTTATTCGCTTAGTCAACAATTAAAATATATTGTTTATTATATTGTTAATATCTTGTTAATAATTTATATATACACTAAAAAAAATTTTTTTTTAATAATATTTGGAGGATAGAGATGGATGCTGACCTAAATAAATTATGGGAAAAAACCTTAAATATAGTAAAAAGTGAAATGAGTGAAGTCAGTTTTAACACTTGGATTAAAAGTTGTGAACCTATTTCTATATCTGATACAAGTATAAAAATAAGCGTTCCAAATTCTTTTACTAAAGATATTTTAGACAAAAGATACAAAAGTTTGGTTGCTAATTCTATAGAAGCTGTTTGTTCTAAATTATATGATATAAAATTCATAATAGAATCAGATCTTAATAATGAAGATGAATTAAATAGTAGTGATAATTCCATTAAAAATAGGAATAAAAATTCTACAAAAAATATAGTTGTGAATGATGAAATGTCTTCAACTTTAAACCCTAAATATACTTTTAATTCATTTGTAATAGGTAATAGCAATAGATTTGCCCATGCAGCTTCACTTGCCGTTGCTGAAGCGCCTGCTAAAGCGTATAATCCTTTATTTATATATGGAGGCGTTGGTCTTGGAAAGACACATTTAATGCATGCAATTGGACATTATATTTTACAAAATAATACTAAAGCTAAAGTAGTTTATGTTTCTTCAGAAAAATTTACAAACGAATTAATAAATGCTATTAAAGATGATAAAAATGAAGAATTTAGAAAAAAATATAGAAACGTAGATGTGTTGCTTATAGATGATATTCAATTCATTGCAGGAAAAGAACGTACTCAAGAAGAGTTCTTCCATACTTTCAATGAACTCCATGACGCAAATAAACAAATAATTCTATCATCTGATCGTCCACCAAAAGAGATTCCAACATTAGAAGATAGATTAAGATCAAGATTCGAATGGGGTTTAATTGCTGATATTCAAGTACCTGATTTTGAAACTAGAATGGCAATTCTTAAGAAAAAAGCCGATGTAGAAAATTTAAAAGTAGCAAATGAAGTTATGGGATACATCGCTACAAAAATTAAATCTAATATTAGAGAATTAGAAGGTGCATTAATAAGAATAATTGCATATTCATCTTTAACTAATAGGGAAGTTACAGTTGATTTAGCATCAGAAGCACTAAAAGATATAATCTCTAAAAAACAAGGAAAACACGTAACTATACCTTCTATTCAAGAAATAGTAGCTAACTATTTTAATTTAAAAATAGATGATTTAAAATCTCAAAGAAGAACTAGAAATGTAGCTTATCCAAGACAAATAGCTATGTATTTAAGTCGAAAACTAACAGATATGTCTTTGCCTAAAATAGGAGAAGAATTTGGTGGTAGAGATCATACTACTGTAATACATGCTTATGAAAAAATATCTGAGAATCTAAAGAGTGATGAGAACTTACAACATACTGTTTCTGACATTACAAAGAAGGTTTCTCAAAATTAATTAACATATGTACATAATAAGTATTGAATAACTTGTGGATAACATTAGTTTAATAATATTCTATTGAAAACTGTGGATAAGATGTGCTTTTTGTTACTGACTTATCCACAATCTTTTTGCACAAAATTCCGTTGATATTACTATGTTTGAAGTACTTATCAACAAATCAACAGCCCCTACTACTATTACTATTATATATAATTATATATCTATTCTATTTAAATTAAAAAATATATGTGAATAATTAAGGAGGATTTTTTATGATCTTTATATGTGAAAAACATAAATTATTAGATGGTATTTCTATAGTTCAAAAAGCTATTACAGGAAAGTCAACAATGAAAGTATTAGATGGTATTTACATAAATGCTACTAATGATGGATTAAGACTAATAGGTTCAGACATGGATCTTAGTATTCAAACATTGGTTAAAGCAGATGTTTTAGATAAAGGTGAAATAGTTATTGATGCTAAGATATTTGGAGAGATTATTAGAAAACTTCCAAACTCGGATATAAAAATAGAAACTGTAAAAGAAGATGTAATACAAATTACTTGTGAAAAATCAGTTTTTAATGTTGTATGCATGAATGCTGAGGAATTTCCATCATTACCTAACATTAACGAAGACTTAAAAGTAGAAGTTAATGAAAGTATTTTAAAAAATATGATTAAGGGAACATCTTTTTCTATTGCACAAGATGAAGCAAGACCTATTTTACAAGGAATATTATTCCAAGTTAAAGATAGAACTTTAAATTTAGTTGCACTTGATGGATATAGATTAGCTATAAGAAGCGAATTTTTAGATAATGATATTAATTTAGAAGTGGTTATTCCTGGAAAGACATTAGTTGAGGTCTCAAAAATATTAGAAGACCATGATAAAAATGTGGATATAACTTTTACTAATAATCATATATTATTTAATTTGGAAAATACTAAAATTATATCAAGACTATTAGATGGTAAATTTGTAAACTATACATCATTACTACCTCAAGAACATAAATTATTAGTCACTGTGAAAAAAGAAGAATTTCAAAATGGTATTGAAAGAGCTTCTTTAATGGCCAAAGATGGAAATAATAATTTAATCAATTTAGACCTTAAAGAAGAGACGTTAATAATAACTTCTAATTCTCAATTGGGAAAAGTTAGGGAAGAAGTATTGATAAATCTGCAAGGTGAAGAAATAGAAATTGCATTTAATTCAAGATATTTATTAGATGTTCTTAAAAATATGGAGAGTGATGAAGTGATTTTAGAAATGACATCAGGGGTAAGTCCATGTGTTATAAAAGAAAAAGATGGGGAAAATTCCCAATATTTAGTTCTACCAGTAAGACAAATGAGATAAGGAGGAAATAAATATTTATTAATATTTATGCAAAAAATATGAATAAAATTAAGATTAATACTGAAATTATAAAATTAGATGCGTTTTTGAAATGGAGTGGTATAGCTTCTCTAGGATCAGAAGCTAAGATTTATATACAAGAAGGTTTAATAAAAGTTAATGGAGAAATATGCTTACAAAGAGGAAAGAAATTAAAAGCTGGAGATATTATAGAATTTGAAGATGAAAAATTTGAAATAGTTTAGTATAGCTTTTAATTTTTAATAAATAGGCGATAACTTTTCTATTATGATATAATTGATTATAGGTGTATTTTATGTATATAAAAGCGATAATGTTAGCTAATTATAGAAATTACAATAATTTGGAGTTAAATCTTAGTGAAGGTGTTAATGTATTTATAGGTGATAATGCCCAAGGTAAGACTAATGTTTTAGAATCAATTTACTATTGTGCATTTGCTAAATCTCACAGAACATCACGAGATAAAGATTTGATAAATTGGAAAGAAAATGAAGCATATATAAGTTTACTTGTAGGAAAAAAAAGACTAGACAAAAGAATCGATATAAAAATTTTAAGAGACGGAAAAAAAGCTATAAAGGTTAATTCTATAAAAATAAATAAAATAGGAGAACTTTTTGGGACTTTTAACGTAGTTATGTTTTCACCAGAAGATTTAAAAATAATAAAAGAATCTCCCGGAATAAGAAGAAAATTTCTAGATATGGAATTATGCCAAATAAGTAAAAAATATTATTTTAATCTAGTGCAGTATAATAAAATATTGAATGAAAGAAATGTAATTTTAAGATCAAGAGATTTTAATAAAGATATTTTAGAGGTATATGATTTGCAATTAGTAGAATGTGCTGATTATATTGTTAAAGAAAGGTTAGAATATATAGATAAGATAAATTATTATGGAAAATTTATTCATAATGAAATAACTTCAGGAAAAGAAGACATAGTTTTCAAATATGATTCAGGTATAAAGTTTAAAGATAATTTCAAATATGCTTTTTTGGAAAAATTAAGAAATAATTTATTAAGAGACAGGGAACAAGGAATAACATCAGTAGGTCCACATAGAGATGACTTTAATGTATTAATAAATAATATAGACGTGAAAAAATTTGGTTCTCAAGGTCAACAAAGGACTGCAGTTTTAACTATGAAATTTTCTTCACTTAAGATTATTAAAGAAATTACAAAGGAATATCCAATTTTATTACTTGACGATGTTCTTTCAGAACTAGACATAAATAGAAAGCGATATGTATTAAGTACTCTTAGTGATATACAAACAATAATTACTTGTACGGGTATAAATGATTTAGAAGATTACTTAGATGATAAATCTAAAGTATTCAACGTATGCAATGGAGAAATAGTGAATTAAAGGAGGAATATATAGTGTTTTTGCATTTAGGAGAAAATGTTGTAGTTCCTATAAAAGATATTATTGGAATATTCGATTTAGATAATACTATGTATAGTTCAGATACTATACAATTTTTAAGATTAGCTGAAGAAGATGGCTTTGTAGAAAGAATTACGAATGAAAAACCTAAATCTTTTGTTATTGCTGAAGTTAATAAAATGAGTAAGATATATCTTTCGCCAATATCTTCTGCAACATTAACTAAAAGAACTGACATAGAATACAATTCGTAAGCTATAAATATTTTTAAATTTAGGAGGAGTCTGTTTTGGAACAAAATAATCAAAAATATGATGAAAATCAGATTCAAGTACTTGAAGGGTTAGAAGCTGTTAGAAAAAGACCGGGGATGTACATAGGTAGTACTAGTGCTAGAGGACTACATCACTTAGTATATGAAATAGTTGATAATAGTATAGATGAGGCTTTAGCAGGATATTGTAAAAATATAAAAGTTAAAATCAATAAGGATAATTCTATTACTTCATCTGATGATGGAAGAGGAATGCCTGTTGGTATGCATCCTAAAATGCATAAATCAGCAGTTGAAGTAATAATGACTATACTTCATGCCGGCGGAAAATTTGGTGGTGGAGGATACAAAGTATCTGGTGGTTTACATGGTGTTGGTGCTTCTGTTGTTAATGCTCTTTCAGAACAGTGTATTGTTACAGTAAAAAGAGAAGGTCATATATGGCAACAAGAGTATAGTAAAGGTAAAGTACTTTATGATTTAAAACAAATTGGAGACACTGAAGAAAGTGGTACAACAATATATTTTAAACCTGATGCAGAAATATTTGATGAAGTTGAATTTGACTTCGACACATTATCTCAAAGATTAAGAGAATTAGCTTTTTTAAATAAAGGCATTAATATAACATTAATTGATTGTAGAGATGATAGGGAAGAAAATTATTACTACGAGGGCGGAATAAAATCCTTTGTAGCTTATTTGAATAGAAATAAGACACCACTACATCCAGAACCTATATATGTAGAAGGAATAAAGGATAAAGTTACGGTTGAATTAGGATTACAATATAATGATGGGTATACAGAAAATTTATTTTCTTTTGCTAATAACATTGACACAATTGAAGGGGGAACCCATTTAGTTGGATTCAAAACTGCATTAACTAGAGCTTTCAATGATTATGCAAAAAGATTTGGATTTATAAAGGAAAATGATAAGAACTTTTCTGGTGATGATATAAGAGAAGGTCTTACAGCAGTAATATCTGTTAAAATCGAAGATCCTCAATTTGAAGGTCAAACTAAAACAAAATTAGGTAATAGTGAAGTTAAGGGAATTGTTGACTCTATAGTTAGTGAGTATATAGGAATATTCTTAGAAGAAAATCCTGGAACTAGTAAGATAATTATAGATAAAGCTTTAATGGCAGCAAGAGCAAGAGAGGCTGCTAGAAAAGCAAGAGAATTAACAAGAAAATCTGTGCTAGAAAGAACAACATTACCTGGTAAATTAGCAGATTGTTCATCTAAAGATCCTAGAGAATGTGAGATTTATATAGTCGAAGGGGATTCAGCCGGTGGATCTGCAAAACAAGGTAGGGACAGAAAATTCCAAGCTATTTTACCTTTAAGAGGTAAAATAATGAATGTTGAAAAACAAAGATTAGATAAAATATTAAATTCAGAAACTATAAGATCAATGGTTACTGCATTTGGTGGTGGAATTGGTAAAGATTTTGATATCGAAAAAATTAGATATAATAGAATAATAATTATGACTGATGCCGATGTTGATGGTGCGCATATAAGAACATTATTATTAACATTTTTCTATAGATATATGAGAGAACTAGTAGAACAAGGTCATGTATACATTGCGCAACCGCCTTTATTTAGAGTTGGTAAAGGTAAAAAAGAAACATATGCTTATTCTGATGCTGAATTAGATCAAGTATTACAAGATATGGGTGGAAAAGATAATTCAGTAGATATTCAAAGATATAAAGGTTTAGGAGAAATGAATGCTACTCAATTATGGGATACAACTATGGATCCATCAAAGAGAATTCTATTAAAGGCTGAAATTGAAGATGCAATGGCAGCTGATGAGATATTTACTATCTTAATGGGAGAGAAAGTTGAACCAAGAAGAGAATTTATAGAACAAAATGCTAAGAATGTTGTTAATTTAGACATTTAGTACTTAATATGAGGTGAAGTACATGGAATTTAATGAAGGAAAAATTATATCTGTAGATATAAAAAACGAAATGAAAAAATGCTATATAGACTATGCTATGAGTGTTATAGTAGGTCGTGCATTACCAGATGTTAGAGATGGGTTAAAACCTGTTCATAGAAGGATATTATATTCTATGCAAATTCTAGGATTATCACCTGAAAAGGGATATAGAAAATGTGCTAGAATAGTTGGAGACGTTTTAGGTAAGTATCATCCACATGGAGACACTTCTGTTTATGATGCATTAGTTAGAATGGCTCAAGATTTCTCAATGAGATATATGTTAGTAGATGGACATGGAAACTTTGGTTCTGTTGACGGTGATGGTGCTGCAGCAATGAGATATACAGAAGCTAAGATGAATAAAATAGCAGTTGAAATGTTAAGAGATATTAACAAAAATACTGTTGATTTTATGCCAAATTTTGATGGTGAAGAAGAAGAACCAACAGTTTTACCATCTAGATTTCCAAATCTTTTAGTTAATGGATCATCAGGAATAGCAGTTGGAATGGCAACTAATATACCTCCTCATAATTTAGGGGAAGTAATAGATGGAACAATAATGCTTATAGATAATCCAGAATCTAGCATACTAGAGCTTATGACTAAAATTAAAGGTCCTGATTTCCCGACTGGGGCAACAATAATGGGTCATGCAGGAATTAGATCAGCTTATGAAACTGGAAGAGGTAAAATAGTAGTTAGAGCTAAATCAGAGATTGAAGAAGAAAATGGTAGACATAAAATAATATTTACTGAAATACCTTATCAAGTTAATAAAGCTAAACTTATAGAAAATATTGCTGAATTAGTAAAAGATAAAAAGATTACTGGAATATCTGATTTAAGAGATGAATCAGATAGAGAAGGTATGAGAATAGTAATTGAATTAAAGAGAGATGCTAATCCAAACATAATATTAAACTTATTATATAAGCATACAAAACTTCAAGATAGTTTTGGTGTTATTATGTTAGCATTAGTAAATAACGAAACAAAGGTTTTAAACCTAAAAGAAGTATTAGTTCATTATATAGACTTCCAAAAAGAAGTTATAACAAGAAGAACTACTTTTGAGCTAAATAAGGCAGAAGCTAGAGCACACATATTAGAAGGTTTAAAAATTGCACTAGATAATATTGATAGAGTAATAAGTATAATAAGAAATTCATCTACAAGTGAAATAGCTAAAAATACTTTAATGGATGAATTTAATCTTTCAGAAAAGCAATCTCAAGCAATTTTAGAAATGAAATTAAGAAGATTAACAGGCTTAGAAAGAGATAAGATTGATGATGAATATAATGAATTATTAAAACAAATGGAATATTTAAGATCTATATTAGCAAGTGAAGAAAAACTGCTAGGAGTTATAAAAGATGAACTTTTAGAAATAAAAGCTAAATATGGAGATGAAAGAAGAACTGATATTGAACAAGATATGAATGAAATTAATATAGAAGATCTTATTCAAGAAGAGGATGTAGTTATAACTTTAACTAAATCTGGATATATTAAGAGAATTTCAGCAGATGTATACTCAGCTCAAAGAAGAGGTGGAAGAGGAATACAAGCAATGTCAACGAAGGAAGATGATTTTGTAGATCATATAACAATAACTTCGACTCATTCAGATGTATTATTCTTTACTAATAGAGGTAGGGTATACAAATTAAGAGCTTACGAAATACCTGATGCTGGAAGGCAAGCGAAGGGAACCAATATAATTAACTTAATAGCTATTGAAGCTGATGAAAAAATACAAACAGTATTAACAGTAACAGATAAGCGTAGAGATGGTTATTTATTTATGGGTACTAAGCAAGGTATTGTAAAGAAGACTCACTTAAATGAATTTAGAAATTTAAGAAAAAATGGACTAATAGCTATAAATCTAAGAGAAAATGATGAATTATTAAAAGTTAAGATCACTTATGGTGATGCTAATGTAATGTTCGTTACTCAAAATGGTTATGCATTAAGATTTAACGAAAAAGATGTTAGACACATGGGTAGAACTGCATCTGGTGTTAAAGCTATAACATTAAAAGATGATGATATAGCTGTATGTATGGATATCGCAGTTGATGAAGAAGAATTATTAGTTATTAGTGAAAATGGATTTGGTAAGAGAACTCCTGTAAGTGAATACAAGATTCAACATAGGGGAGGCGTAGGTCTTATAACTTATAAGATAAGTGAAAAGACAGGAAAATTAGTTGGTGCTACAGTTTGTAAGGTTGATGATGAATTAATGCTTATAAATACTAACGGCGTAGCTATAAGAATAAATGTATCAGATATATCAAAAACAAGTAGAGCTGCTATGGGTGTAACCTTAATGAGAACTAATGAAGAAGAAAAAATAGTTGCTATAGCTAAAATACTAAAAAGTGATGATGAAGATTTAGAAGAAAATGAATTTGAATCTAATGAACAAAGAGAAGTAGTAAATGAAGATAGCAGTTTAGATGAACTAGTAGAGAGAGCAGAAGATAATAGTGAAAATGATACTGATATAGAATAGATAAAGAATTTAACTAATAAAACAAAAAAACCATGTAGGTATAGATAAAATCCTACATGGTTTTTATTTTATATCTATAAAAAATTCTAAATTAAAGCATTTTTTCTATATGCAATGTATAGATATAGAAGTAATGTCTGCCAGGCGTGTCGATATAAGAAATGTTAAGAAAATATAAGAAAAATAAAGAATAATATATATAATTTTATTATAACGGTATATATAGTAATAGAGGTGTATTATATATATGGTAAGATAAAACACGTCGCAGAGAGATGCGATGAACAAGTTTTAAAAAATTAGGTTTTAGAAATTAAATTTCAACTTAAAAAAACTTGTTGACAAGAAACAAATTAAGTGATATACTTAAGAGGTCGCTTGAGGGCGACACAATAAAACAAAAGTTGACATGAAGTCAGCCGAGAAAAATTGGTCTTTGAAAATTGAACAGAAATCAAGAAACATTAAAATAAACCAGCAATTCTTTATTTGAGTAAGTCAAGATTAAACTTTTTATTGAGAGTTTGATCCTGGCTCAGGACGAACGCTGGCGGCGTGCCTAACACATGCAAGTCGAGCGATGAAGCTTCTTCGGAAGTGGATTAGCGGCGGACGGGTGAGTAACACGTGGGCAACCTGCCTCATAGAGAGGGATAGCCTTTCGAAAGGAAGATTAATACCTCATAAGATTGTAGTTTCGCATGAAACGGCAATAAAAGGAGCAATCCGCTATGAGATGGGCCCGCGTCGCATTAGCTAGTTGGTAAGGTAATGGCTTACCAAGGCGACGATGCGTAGCCGACCTGAGAGGGTGATCGGCCACATTGGGACTGAGACACGGCCCAGACTCCTACGGGAGGCAGCAGTGGGGAATATTGCACAATGGGGGAAACCCTGATGCAGCAACGCCGCGTGAGTGATGAAGGTCTTCGGATTGTAAAACTCTGTCTTTGGGGACGATAATGACGGTACCCAAGGAGGAAGCCACGGCTAACTACGTGCCAGCAGCCGCGGTAATACGTAGGTGGCAAGCGTTGTCCGGATTTACTGGGCGTAAAGGGAGCGTAGGTGGATATTTAAGTGGGATGTGAAATACTCGGGCTTAACCTGAGTGCTGCATTCCAAACTGGATATCTAGAGTGCAGGAGAGGAAAGTGGAATTCCTAGTGTAGCGGTGAAATGCGTAGATATTAGGAAGAACACCAGTGGCGAAGGCGACTTTCTGGACTGTAACTGACACTGAGGCTCGAAAGCGTGGGGAGCGAACAGGATTAGATACCCTGGTAGTCCACGCCGTAAACGATGAATACTAGGTGTAGGAGCTGTCATGGCTTCTGTGCCGCCGCTAACGCATTAAGTATTCCGCCTGGGGAGTACGGTCGCAAGATTAAAACTCAAAGGAATTGACGGGGGCCCGCACAAGCAGCGGAGCATGTGGTTTAATTCGAAGCAACGCGAAGAACCTTACCTAGACTTGACATCTCCTGAATTACTCTTAATCGAGGAAGTCGCTTCGGCGACAGGAAGACAGGTGGTGCATGGTTGTCGTCAGCTCGTGTCGTGAGATGTTGGGTTAAGTCCCGCAACGAGCGCAACCCTTATTGTTAGTTGCTACCATTTAGTTGAGCACTCTAGCGAGACTGCCGTGGTTAACGCGGAGGAAGGTGGGGATGACGTCAAATCATCATGCCCCTTATGTCTAGGGCTACACACGTGCTACAATGGCTGGTACAAAGAGATGCAATACCGCGAGGTGGAGCTAAACTATAAAACCAGTCTCAGTTCGGATTGTAGGCTGAAACTCGCCTACATGAAGCTGGAGTTGCTAGTAATCGCGAATCAGAATGTCGCGGTGAATACGTTCCCGGGCCTTGTACACACCGCCCGTCACACCATGAGAGTTGGCAATACCCAAAGTTCGTGAGCTAACCCGTAAGGGAGGCAGCGACCTAAGGTAGGGTCAGCGATTGGGGTGAAGTCGTAACAAGGTAGCCGTAGGAGAACCTGCGGCTGGATCACCTCCTTTCTATGGAGAAATCTAGTTAACATGATGTTTAACTAGTAATTAAAATATACTTACTTCGAAAAAGAAGGTTTAATTTAATGTAGATTCTGTTCAATTTTGAAAGACTAAGTCTTTCAAAATGTTCTTTGAAAATTGCACATAGTAAATTGTATATAATACAACAAGCCAAGAATTATTCTTTGTATTTAAATAAGAACTATTCATTAATTGTTAAAATTAGATTAATAGGTCAAGCTACAAAGGGCGCATGGTGAATGCCTTGGCATCAGGAGCCGATGAAGGACGCGATAAGCTGCGATAAGCTTCGGGTAGACGCACATAGTCAGAGATCCGAAGATTTCCGAATGAGGAAACTCACATGGGAAACCCCATGTATCGTAAAGTGAATACATAGCTTTATGAAGGTAAACCCAGGGAACTGAAACATCTAAGTACCTGGAGGAAGAGAAAGAAAAATCGATTTTCTTAGTAGCGGCGAGCGAAAGGGAAAGAGCCCAAACCAAAGATTTATCTTTGGGGTTGCGGACAGAACATTAACGAGAAATTATGGTTAACCGAACACAACTGGAAAGTTGGACCGTAGGGGGTAATAGTCCTGTAGGTGAAAATTATAATGATCAAGTTCTGATCCAGAGTACCACGAGACACGTGAAACCTTGTGGGAAGCAGGGAGGACCACCTCCCAAGGCTAAATACTACCTGATGACCGATAGTGAAGCAGTACCGTGAGGGAAAGGTGAAAAGAACCCCGGGAGGGGAGTGAAATAGAACCTGAAACCATGTGCCTACAACCGATCAAAGCACCTTATGTGTGTGATGATGTGCTTTTTGTAGAACGAGCCAACGAGTTACGGTATGTAGCAAGGTTAAGTACTTAAGGTACGGAGCCGAAGGGAAACCGAGTCTTAATAGGGCGACTAGTTGCATGCTGTAGACCCGAAACCGGGTGACCTATCCATGGCCAGGTTGAAGCGAGGGTAAAACCTCGTGGAGGACCGAACCACGTTGCTGTTGAAAAAGCATGGGATGAGCTGTGGATAGCGGAGAAATTCCAATCGAACTCGGATATAGCTGGTTCTCCTCGAAATAGCTTTAGGGCTAGCGTCGGAAAATGTGAGTACTGGGGGTAGAGCACTGAATGGGCTAGGGGGCATAGCGCTTACCGAACCTTATCAAACTCCGAATACCAGATACTATCAGTCCGGCAGTCAGACTGCGAAAGATAAGTTCCGTAGTCAAAAGGGAAACAGCCCAGATCGTCAGCTAAGGTCCCAAAGTGTAAGTTAAGTGGAAAAGGATGTGGGATTTCTAAGACAACTAGGATGTTGGCTTAGAAGCAGCCACTCATTAAAAGAGTGCGTAATAGCTCACTAGTCAAGAGATCCTGCGCCGAAAATGTCCGGGGCTCAAACTTACCACCGAAGCTACGGGTTCACACAATAGTGTGAGCGGTAGAGGAGCGTCGTAATCGGGCTGAAGTCGTACCGTAAGGAGCGGTGGACTGATTACGAGTGAGAATGTTGGCATTAGTAGCGAGATGTGGGTGAGAATCCCACAGGCCGAATACCTAAGGTTTCCTCAGGAAGGTTCGTCCGCTGAGGGTTAGTCGGGACCTAAGCTGAGGCCGAAAGGCGTAAGCGATGGACAATCGGTTGATATTCCGATACCACTATTATCGTTATTATCGATGGTGTGACGGAGAAGGATAGGATGTGCTAGCTATTGGATGCTAGTCTAAGCGTTTAGGGAGTTAGAATAGGCAAATCCGTTCTAACAATTCTGAGGCGTGATGGGGAAGGTTCTAAGGAACCGAAGTATCTGATTCCATGCTTCCAAGAAAAGCATCTAGAAAGAGAAATAGTGCCCGTACCGCAAACCGACACAGGTAGGTGAGGAGAGAATCCTAAGGCCGGCGGAAGAATTGCAGTTAAGGAACTAGGCAAATTGACCCCGTAACTTCGGGAGAAGGGGTGCCTGCGAGAGCAGGCCGCAGAGAATAGGCACAAGCAACTGTTTAACAAAAACACAGGTCTCTGCTAAAGCGAAAGCTGATGTATAGGGGCTGACGCCTGCCCGGTGCTGGAAGGTTAAGGGGAACACTTAGCGTAAGCGAAGGTGTGAACTTAAGCCCCAGTAAACGGCGGCCGTAACTATAACGGTCCTAAGGTAGCGAAATTCCTTGTCAGGTAAGTTCTGACCCGCACGAATGGCGTAATGACTTGTGCACTGTCTCAACTGCAAATCCGGCGAAGTTGTAGTGCGAGTGAAGATGCTCGCTACCCGCGATTGGACGGAAAGACCCCGTAGAGCTTTACTGTAGCTTAGCATTGAATTTCGGTATTGTCTGTACAGGATAGGTGGGAGACTGGGAAATCAGAGCGTCAGCTTTGATGGAGTCATCCTTGGGATACCACCCTGATAGTACTGGAATTCTAACTGGATGCCATGAATCTGGTGACAGGACATTGTTAGGTGGGCAGTTTGACTGGGGCGGTCGCCTCCTAAAAAGTAACGGAGGCGCCCAAAGGTTCCCTCAGAACGGTCGGAAATCGTTCGTAGAGTGCAAAGGCATAAGGGAGCCTGACTGCGAGACCTACAAGTCGAGCAGGGACGAAAGTCGGGCTTAGTGATCCGGTGGTACCTCGTGGGAGGGCCATCGCTCAACGGATAAAAGCTACCTCGGGGATAACAGGCTGATCTCCCCCAAGAGTTCACATCGACGGGGAGGTTTGGCACCTCGATGTCGGCTCGTCGCATCCTGGGGCTGAAGTAGGTCCCAAGGGTTGGGCTGTTCGCCCATTAAAGCGGCACG
This genomic interval carries:
- the gyrB gene encoding DNA topoisomerase (ATP-hydrolyzing) subunit B, coding for MEQNNQKYDENQIQVLEGLEAVRKRPGMYIGSTSARGLHHLVYEIVDNSIDEALAGYCKNIKVKINKDNSITSSDDGRGMPVGMHPKMHKSAVEVIMTILHAGGKFGGGGYKVSGGLHGVGASVVNALSEQCIVTVKREGHIWQQEYSKGKVLYDLKQIGDTEESGTTIYFKPDAEIFDEVEFDFDTLSQRLRELAFLNKGINITLIDCRDDREENYYYEGGIKSFVAYLNRNKTPLHPEPIYVEGIKDKVTVELGLQYNDGYTENLFSFANNIDTIEGGTHLVGFKTALTRAFNDYAKRFGFIKENDKNFSGDDIREGLTAVISVKIEDPQFEGQTKTKLGNSEVKGIVDSIVSEYIGIFLEENPGTSKIIIDKALMAARAREAARKARELTRKSVLERTTLPGKLADCSSKDPRECEIYIVEGDSAGGSAKQGRDRKFQAILPLRGKIMNVEKQRLDKILNSETIRSMVTAFGGGIGKDFDIEKIRYNRIIIMTDADVDGAHIRTLLLTFFYRYMRELVEQGHVYIAQPPLFRVGKGKKETYAYSDAELDQVLQDMGGKDNSVDIQRYKGLGEMNATQLWDTTMDPSKRILLKAEIEDAMAADEIFTILMGEKVEPRREFIEQNAKNVVNLDI
- the gyrA gene encoding DNA gyrase subunit A encodes the protein MEFNEGKIISVDIKNEMKKCYIDYAMSVIVGRALPDVRDGLKPVHRRILYSMQILGLSPEKGYRKCARIVGDVLGKYHPHGDTSVYDALVRMAQDFSMRYMLVDGHGNFGSVDGDGAAAMRYTEAKMNKIAVEMLRDINKNTVDFMPNFDGEEEEPTVLPSRFPNLLVNGSSGIAVGMATNIPPHNLGEVIDGTIMLIDNPESSILELMTKIKGPDFPTGATIMGHAGIRSAYETGRGKIVVRAKSEIEEENGRHKIIFTEIPYQVNKAKLIENIAELVKDKKITGISDLRDESDREGMRIVIELKRDANPNIILNLLYKHTKLQDSFGVIMLALVNNETKVLNLKEVLVHYIDFQKEVITRRTTFELNKAEARAHILEGLKIALDNIDRVISIIRNSSTSEIAKNTLMDEFNLSEKQSQAILEMKLRRLTGLERDKIDDEYNELLKQMEYLRSILASEEKLLGVIKDELLEIKAKYGDERRTDIEQDMNEINIEDLIQEEDVVITLTKSGYIKRISADVYSAQRRGGRGIQAMSTKEDDFVDHITITSTHSDVLFFTNRGRVYKLRAYEIPDAGRQAKGTNIINLIAIEADEKIQTVLTVTDKRRDGYLFMGTKQGIVKKTHLNEFRNLRKNGLIAINLRENDELLKVKITYGDANVMFVTQNGYALRFNEKDVRHMGRTASGVKAITLKDDDIAVCMDIAVDEEELLVISENGFGKRTPVSEYKIQHRGGVGLITYKISEKTGKLVGATVCKVDDELMLINTNGVAIRINVSDISKTSRAAMGVTLMRTNEEEKIVAIAKILKSDDEDLEENEFESNEQREVVNEDSSLDELVERAEDNSENDTDIE